From the genome of Chanodichthys erythropterus isolate Z2021 chromosome 17, ASM2448905v1, whole genome shotgun sequence:
GAATGGGAGTGCTTTTAAGAGCCTTGAATGAGGAGTCATTAGCGCCTGAGTGACTTCAGAGCAGACGGTACTGCAGGTTCCTATGGCCGTTGCGTTAAGGAAGATGGCACGCTTTAGTGCAGACATGAGCAAACACAGTAAAGGGTATGGCTCTTTTAGCCTGTCGACTAGCCGATTAGAGCAGACCTCAACCGACACAATCTAATAATGGCTGCTCTCAGCCTCACGGGTGTTCGATGGATGCGCATGGGAAAAGCGGGGTAAAATCATTACCGGTATCAAATTAGAGCGCAGACTCTTCtctattaaagagatagttcacccaaaaatgaaaattttgtcaccatctaatatggaagtcaatggctatcatcaactgtctggttactaacatttaaaatgacaacatctattcaaaatatcttcttttgtgttcgacagaagaaactcatacagatttggaacaacgttttcattttggggtgaactatccctttaaagatttGCAGTCAGTTATGTGTCAATCATCAATGTCAATTCATTATCTAGACTAGAGGCAATTAAAACAACTTATAATACATGGCTACACACCTTGTGCATTGAATATAAAGACTGactaaagtgtttgtgtgttggtTTGTGATTTAGGTTCACATGGAAAGCACCCTGAGGGAGTGTGTGGCCTCTTTTAAATGCCAGATGTGTCATTTCTAGTCTGACAGTGTCATATTGATAACAAGGACGTGCTCCAAGGCCTGCGCTCGATGACGACATATGAAGAACAGCAGTGCTGAGGTCAGTGCCAGTGCAGATGAAATTTCAGGCCCAATAAAACAAGCCTCTCCGTATCAACCCTAGTGTATCACTATGAGAAATCTGCTAATCAAAATATGGGATTTCCAGTCTTTGGCACACCGCATCACTGATTTAACATTAGCAATAGCTGTCAAATACAGACTCATGATGTCATAGTTATCATATTGCTTATCATATTATCATCTTACAGAAATGGCTCAGTAAATATAAATGGTAAAACGGCACCATCTAATGGCACATATTCTAtcataaaacagaaatattataaGATGTTTTGATAGTGATTAAcataataaaatcataaaattataattttttttcagttaggGATTAACGTTATTAATTGTTTAGCTATTAATTATTTCTTAATACATAATGGCTAAGGTTAATGATGTACATCTTTGTTTAAAAAGAGAAAAGGATAAACAAAAGTGATAAACACATACATATCCCATATGggattctttttattattatcatcatgtGTTATAAAAAGtaatagaaatgtgtttttattttagaagTTCTGTATATATGTAATTTGTtcactttaaatgtattatatatttacaccgatcaggcataacattatgaccactgacagatgaagtgaataacactgattatctcttcatcacggctcCTGTTAGTgagtgggatatattaggcagcaagtgaacattttttttcacaagttgatgtgttagaagcaggaaaattggtcaagcgtaaggatttgagcgagtttgacaagggccaaattgtaaacgctagacgactgggtcagagcatctctaaaactgcagctcttgtggggtgttcccggtctgcagtgggcATTATCtgtcaaaagtggtccaaggaaggaacagtggtgaagcGGCGACAGGGTCATAGGCGgtcaaggctcattgatgcacgtggggaatgaaggctggcccatgtggtccaatccaacagacgagctactgtagctcaaactgctcaagaagttaaaagggttagttcacccaaaaatgaaaattatgtcattaattactcaccctcatgtcgttccacacccgtaagaccttttgataaaaatctgatggctcagtaaggcctgcatTGTCAGCAATAACACTCCTTATTTCAATGCCCAGTAAGCTACTAAAAACACgtttaaacagttcatgtgactacagtggttcaatcttaatattataaagcgactaaaatactttttgtgtgccaaaaataacaaaatagtggGTTTATTTCAcagtatctagtgatgggtgatttcaaaacacagcttcatgaagctttgaagcactgattcgaaacaaatgattcgtaaagcttcatgaagctgtgttttgaaatcgcccatcactagatattgttgaataaagccactattttgttatttttggcgcacgAAAAGTACTTTAGTcgttttataacattaaggttgaaccactgtagtcatatgaactgttttaaatatgtttttagtagctttctgggcatttgaaagtgtcttgttgtcaatggaggcctcactgagacatcagattttatcaaaaatatctcaatttgtgttccgaagatgaacgaaggtctaacgggtgtggaacgacatgagggtgagtaattaatggcattttttggtgaactaaacctttaatgctggttctgatagaaaggtgtcagaatacacagtgcatcgtagtttgttgcgtatgggttgcatagccgcagaccagtcagggtgcccatgctgacccttGTCCACCGCCAAAAGTGCCAACAGTAGGCACGTGAgaatcagaactggaccacggaggaatggaagaaggtggcttggtctgatgaatcacaatttcttttacatcacatggatgaCCAGGTGTGTGTGCGTCGCTTActtggggaacacatggcaacACATGGATGCACTATAGAAAGAAGGCAAGCCGACAGAgacagtgtgatgctttgggcaatgatctgctgggaaaccttgggtcctgccatccatgtggatgttactttgactcGTCTAACCtatctaagcattgttgcaAATCATGTACACTCTTTCATGGAAactgtattccctggtggctgtggcctctttcagcaggaaatgggtcctgccacaaagcaaaaatggttcaggaatggtttgaggagcacaacacgagtttgaggtgttgacttggcctccaaattccccagatctcaatccaattgagcatctgtgggatgtgctgaacaaacaagtccgatccatggaggctccaccttgcaacttacaggacttaaaagGATCTGCtactaacatcttggtgtcagataccacaaCACCTTCAGGgatctagtggagtccatgcctcgacgggtcagggctgttttgaccAACACAAAATTAgaaaggtggtcataatgttatgcctgaacTGTGTATACAGTGTCCCTTGACAGAAGGCATTGTTCATTGAAAAGCACATCTGTTCCACTAGCTAAGTGggctaaaaattcttaaatgtACACAAAGTAAGAAAGCTTTTATCTTGCTTCCATTAAAGCCATTCTAATCAAAAAATTGcattataaattaaatgaattcaCAACGCATCACTCGCAGTCATTATAGAGTTGCAATAACATTCACATCACATCAACATTATTTAAAACTGAAAGACTTCAATAGAAAATATTAGACAGTAAAAGTATAAAACTTAAAAGCTAAAAATATGACAAAAGTAATCAATAGTTGCCACATACAAATCTTTGTAAAAACTAAATCATGAGCAAGAGCTAGCATGAGCTGCTTGTTGGTCAGATACTTGCGATCTATTCTTTCTCCAATCACAAGTCTGTTCATACAGGCATGATCTACATTTCCAGGCCTCCTCTATGTCCACCCCTTTGGGTTCCCTCTGGCCTGTCCAGTAGGCCAGATAACCCTGAAGCTCTACCCGTAGTTGGGCTTCATCAAAAGGAGCGACTCTGTTCCCAATGGGTCCACTAGAGCCTTGGTGATAGTATTCAAGCTGAAGCATGTCAACACATGGAAGATCAGAACTTGACACAGTTATTAGTAGGGCATCAAGCAGTTCCTCAAAGGTAGTCACCTGAACCCCAATGCTTTTAGCATGGGCCTGGACTCTTGTTCCAAGCACTTGAGCTGAACGCAGTTTAAGGTGATTTAAAACATGGTCTTTCTTTACTTCCCCTCTCACCAGTCCATCAAATAGTAATTTATACAGGCCCACCTGAATAACAGAAGGACAGTTTAAAAAACAGATATAAAGATCCAATATATACGGTCAATGGTGATTAGAGTGTGCATattaaagaaaaggaaaagggAAGAAAAATCTGTTCTTAGAAAtgtgctttttgtttttgttcaggtTCGATTCATATGATttaatatggaaaaaaaatgtttttaggccATTTCCCATTTTCATGgtacaaaaaattaaaactgaaatacatTTAAGCTCAAGTACTAACATTACTAATACTAaaactcaaataaaaataaattaaagctgaacagaaatatttaaaaaaaaaggacaaaatcaCATAACCAAAAAAATTActgaaaaactaaaattaaatgaaaactgacaatataaaaataaaagctaattgaaaatattaaatacttttaaataatttaatactaaaataaaagaGTTTTGTTCTACTAagaaacaataatataatattataccAAACTACTTAAGGTTTTTATCTCTAGAATTTCATTCTTTCATgagtattatttttaaattattattattacattaggACAGTTGTATAACCCTGACATTTTTTACTTTATCCCacccaaaataaataattaatttcaaacaaaaatcATCATACTTTTTATAGAAAAAAAGTATTCAGGTTATTGTATGTGTGAATtgaatttgtatattatatagattagaagaagaaaaaaggacTAGATAGGACAAAAATGAGCATCACATTTTATGGCCAAATGTATGTGGAAACAATGAAGTCCAGCTGTTCACAAAAGCTGTGTCACTAAGGACAAAGGCCATATCTGCAATAAATAACTACAACTCACCTGTAAGCAGTTGACTTTGTCTTGTGCAGAACTAGGCATGGAGTTGCATTTGCGTGTCTTGAGCTCATTTACAACCAGCTCCCCCTTCTGGTTATACATCAGCTCGTCAATGACCCCCATGACAAAAACACCTTCCTGCACACCAAACACAGGGAACTCTCGCACACGTTCTCCTGAAATAAGATGtttgaaaaattaaatgtttatacCTCATCTAAGTACCAAAACAATATCAAAAACTATTTCTACAGTGTCAACACACCTGCTTCTAACCGTGGAATCATCTGTAACATGTTGAGAAGTTTGATGGCTTCTGCATCCTCTCTTGTCCGGATATCTATAGGAACAGTGTCCTGTATCTCCAGTTCTGGAGATGAAAGGCACAGACTGAATTACTATATATGCATGATACATTATGTCACACTATACACAAAGTATTAAAAGCCAGTGTGGTTTATTATTAGCATCACCTCTTgataaatgtatttcttttccTCTTTGCACCTCAGTGCATTGCAGGTCTTTTCTTTTGAGATGTGGCTTCAAAAGACTGTAAACAGTCTTCATCTCACACCAAGACTGGTCACACAGGAGGGTCACACTCAGATGCCGCTTGAAGAAGCGTTGCATTGGGCTGAAGCTGTTTTCATGGAGGCTCTTTCTCTTTAAACCCCTTGCGTAATCAGTTTTTACTGTTTCCTGCCCCAAAGCCTCTTCGTTATGGCTGAACAGTAGAGCATTGTGTTATGTGACAACAGCAAAGAAACAACAATATGTTGCAGTGTAGTAGAACAAAGTGGGTTGTATGTCTGCACACAATGTCTAGAAACATTTTTTCTCTAAATTACTCACTTATACACTGATAAAGTGGACACACTGGGGCTGTCAAAGTCCACTGAGTGTTCACCATCAGTTGCACTACTGAGAGGACGCTGGGGAtctcaaaacaaaataatgtttacaTGTATAAAACCTAAAAACAATATACAAgttgtatttaatttttctttttagtGGAAAGAAAAAGATACACAGATAATACAAACAAATTAACGAAAGAAAAAAACGCATGGCTACAATAACATACAACTGACCAAAATTACACAATATTTTACCTATGTCTTGTTGCTCGCAGGGGATGTTGAGAAATTCTGAGTCGCTAATGTCATCCCAGTCATCATCGAGCAGTTGTTGTGATCCAGAAGCATCCATCTGAAAACGAAACTCAAGCAACTCTCAGCTCATTCTGATCTTTACACCAATCTGCAACCGCTATAAAATAAACACGCCATTAGTTTGTATATCTCTTACGGTTTCTGTTTACATTATATTGCGTTGTAATACGACATGCTAGGACGTAAGCCAAGTTAAAACCCCGCCCCCTCAACATCTATAAATGCATTCGATTGGCTACTAGTGATATGTCACACTTATGACACTGAAGCTTCAAAGCGTGCAGGCCTACGCCTTCATTTCTCATGAAGCTCAGTGCGcgtattgttttgttttcagagaaacacGTGATCAATGAAAAAAACGAAGGCTTTACTTCTACATTCCTAGTGGCTACTGATCCATGTCCCACCCTTTGCTAGAAATGTATCCGATTGGATCGTTCAGTGACAAATGCTTCTTCTAATAAAAACAGACGTTTGAGTGGATAAGCaaagaacatattttaaattacacattagcagattttaaatgaaaaataaaatatatgtatttacaCTTCCACTTTGAAATATGGGATGGTTGCCATGGAGAATTGTTTAGTGTATTGAACGTAAACAATGAGCCACGGAAAATAATGGCCTTTTTGACATCCCATAGTCAGTTTTAGCAAAgtcctttaaaggaacactccaatttttttgaaaataggttcattttccaactcccctagagttaaacagttgagttttaccgttttcgaatccattcagctgatctccgggtctggttgcaccacttttagcatagcttagcatagttcgttgaatctgatgagaccaatagcatctcgctcaaaaaaatgatcaaagagTTTCgatgttttttaaaacttgactcttctgtagttacatcgtgtactaagactgacggaaaatgaaaagttgtgattttctaggccgatatggctaggaactactctcattctggcgtaataatcaaggaactttgctgccataCCATGGGTACCTcggggatgacgtgtttttgtaggcaaaacccggaagcgagttagcattttaggacttccggttccattgccctaaagtctatgggttttttgaatgggtttttgctaaatcttatgaaataaggtctgtggttaagcctctaaatattttcacgttttgatctatgacataaaacacaccagttataacccgttTGTGattttattgtgtcttaaaaatgccggttgctaacaaattgctaaaagggactaagCTACTTCCTTTGGCAGGAACTTTAGACAttatcatgacaaacaggacatttgtacagaatttctcatgaaaacgtggataagtattcacacacagcacagatcatattcggcaagcatgtttttaaataaagttgttttttatataaattttgagGAAGCTTGCTGGTGGCGACGTTGATCTGccaccatggtgtgctgtagtccgtttatagcctactgttagctttttatatctgacgactttatttaggcttcaaaatgtataaatgttgtgttaacttgtaaagattatcttgataaacaaaacgtgtaagtgtctatcataaccctttgttaaacacagctTACTTTTTGctattttccaaaagtctaaatcatttcactcggcggccatctttgaaacgcctctcgggcattcaagtgcagcacactctctttgaatggggaaacatcaactTTTCCatagctgtttgccaagcttttgattaaatatcatagttgaaatcaccaatgaaatctgacaataACTGTAtcatacattttgtttctcAACGCTCggatcatgacaaaaaaaaatataggcctatatttttcAGGATGGATCAagctaaatgcgcgtctcttgccTCATTTCGGAAGCGAGTgcgactgtttctataggaaccggagcttctaacggccgctgcagtgacgcgcgACTTTAACAATCGGCTATTGGCTCTTAtgtagaaggcgggacttattccgccatattgcgcggtcactttctcccattcaaaacaatacgagtgacgcgtcttgtctatagtctttgtttttAGTTGTTCCTAGtccttaaataataataaaaaggcaAACTGGCACTCCAATGAGTACGACCAAAGTTCTACATATAAAAAATGGTCAAGAAACGTAACCGTGGATCATTTTCTATTACATGTCAGGTCAGACCATCTCGCTTACATTCTAATGATACAGGTAACGTTAGGTGGGAAAGATGCTGTTTgttatggtgcgttcaagtcctcTTGGGAAgtatttacgaggtgggaagTCGTACGACGctaggtgcgttcaag
Proteins encoded in this window:
- the exo5 gene encoding exonuclease V isoform X2 codes for the protein MDASGSQQLLDDDWDDISDSEFLNIPCEQQDIDPQRPLSSATDGEHSVDFDSPSVSTLSVYNHNEEALGQETVKTDYARGLKRKSLHENSFSPMQRFFKRHLSVTLLCDQSWCEMKTVYSLLKPHLKRKDLQCTEVQRGKEIHLSRELEIQDTVPIDIRTREDAEAIKLLNMLQMIPRLEAGERVREFPVFGVQEGVFVMGVIDELMYNQKGELVVNELKTRKCNSMPSSAQDKVNCLQVGLYKLLFDGLVRGEVKKDHVLNHLKLRSAQVLGTRVQAHAKSIGVQLEYYHQGSSGPIGNRVAPFDEAQLRVELQGYLAYWTGQREPKGVDIEEAWKCRSCLYEQTCDWRKNRSQVSDQQAAHASSCS
- the exo5 gene encoding exonuclease V isoform X1, translating into MDASGSQQLLDDDWDDISDSEFLNIPCEQQDIDPQRPLSSATDGEHSVDFDSPSVSTLSVYNHNEEALGQETVKTDYARGLKRKSLHENSFSPMQRFFKRHLSVTLLCDQSWCEMKTVYSLLKPHLKRKDLQCTEVQRGKEIHLSRELEIQDTVPIDIRTREDAEAIKLLNMLQMIPRLEAGERVREFPVFGVQEGVFVMGVIDELMYNQKGELVVNELKTRKCNSMPSSAQDKVNCLQVGLYKLLFDGLVRGEVKKDHVLNHLKLRSAQVLGTRVQAHAKSIGVQVTTFEELLDALLITVSSSDLPCVDMLQLEYYHQGSSGPIGNRVAPFDEAQLRVELQGYLAYWTGQREPKGVDIEEAWKCRSCLYEQTCDWRKNRSQVSDQQAAHASSCS